One stretch of Paenibacillus sp. FSL R5-0341 DNA includes these proteins:
- the pepF gene encoding oligoendopeptidase F — MSQLLKRSEVPAEHSWKLEDLFADQNAWDQEYEEVSSLTKKASEFQGKLNQPDVLKSCFEFEDEISLKIERLFVYARMHQDEDTANPTYQNLSQKAQKLGVRVGEALSFVTPEILSLPDDELNAFIANEKLSAYTFTLEEMKREKAHVLSQTEEALLAQVGNLSQAPQTIFSMLNNADLKFPRIKDEHGNEVELTHGSYIQFLENPNREVRERAFKAVYETYAKQKNTIAAALNANVTKNMFYANVRKYPSVMEMSLYGDNIPTDVYTNLVDTIHESLPLLHRYMDLRKKLLGVDQLHMYDLFAPLVDEYKMDITYEEAKQTVKDGLTPLGKDYADALQTGYDNRWIDIYENENKRSGAYAWGAYGTHPYVLLNHKDNLNSMFTLAHEMGHALHSHYSDTTLPYRDAQYTIFLAEVASTTNEALLMDYLLNKSTDPKEKLYLLTYYADQFRTTVFRQTMFAEFEKIIHERAEQGDALTPQLLSEIYYDLNVKYHGKDMVVDKDIEMEWARIPHFYNSFYVYKYATGFSAATSFSKQILEEGQPAVDRYLGFLKSGGSDYSINILKKAGVDMSTPQPIREAMSVFKELIEQMEQLTK; from the coding sequence ATGAGTCAATTATTGAAACGTTCCGAGGTGCCAGCCGAGCATAGCTGGAAACTGGAAGATTTATTTGCCGATCAGAATGCCTGGGATCAGGAATATGAAGAAGTATCGTCTTTGACCAAGAAGGCCTCCGAATTTCAAGGCAAACTGAATCAACCTGACGTACTCAAATCTTGCTTCGAGTTCGAAGATGAGATCAGCCTCAAAATAGAACGCCTCTTTGTGTATGCACGTATGCATCAAGATGAAGACACAGCGAATCCTACATATCAAAACCTGTCCCAAAAAGCCCAGAAATTAGGCGTACGGGTTGGTGAAGCACTTTCTTTTGTCACACCGGAGATTCTCTCCCTTCCTGACGATGAGTTGAACGCGTTCATTGCGAACGAAAAACTCTCAGCATATACATTTACGTTGGAAGAGATGAAACGGGAAAAAGCCCACGTTCTTAGCCAAACCGAGGAGGCTTTGCTTGCTCAGGTAGGCAACCTTTCACAAGCACCACAGACGATCTTTAGCATGTTGAATAACGCCGATCTCAAGTTTCCGAGAATCAAGGATGAACATGGTAATGAAGTTGAGCTGACACACGGCAGCTACATTCAATTCCTTGAGAATCCGAATCGTGAAGTTCGCGAACGTGCCTTCAAAGCGGTATACGAAACCTATGCCAAACAGAAGAATACAATTGCGGCTGCCCTAAATGCGAATGTAACCAAAAATATGTTCTATGCCAATGTACGGAAGTACCCTTCCGTAATGGAAATGTCCCTCTATGGAGATAACATTCCAACGGATGTGTATACCAATCTGGTAGACACCATTCACGAGAGCCTTCCGTTATTACATCGTTATATGGACCTGCGCAAAAAGTTGCTTGGTGTGGATCAATTGCACATGTATGACCTGTTCGCTCCGCTCGTAGATGAGTACAAAATGGATATTACGTATGAGGAAGCGAAACAAACTGTCAAAGATGGCCTGACACCACTCGGTAAGGACTATGCAGACGCATTGCAGACTGGATATGATAACCGCTGGATCGATATATATGAGAATGAAAATAAACGTTCAGGTGCTTATGCCTGGGGCGCTTACGGCACTCACCCATATGTCTTGTTGAATCACAAAGATAACCTGAACAGCATGTTCACATTGGCACATGAAATGGGTCACGCTCTGCATTCACATTACTCGGATACAACACTTCCGTATCGCGATGCGCAGTATACCATTTTCCTTGCTGAAGTTGCATCTACAACCAACGAAGCGTTGCTCATGGATTATCTGCTTAATAAATCAACAGATCCGAAGGAAAAATTGTATCTGTTGACCTATTATGCCGATCAATTCCGTACAACGGTATTCCGTCAGACCATGTTTGCTGAATTCGAGAAAATCATTCATGAGCGTGCCGAACAAGGTGACGCATTAACACCACAATTGTTATCCGAGATCTATTATGATCTGAACGTTAAATATCACGGTAAAGACATGGTTGTCGACAAAGATATTGAAATGGAATGGGCTCGTATTCCCCACTTCTATAACAGCTTCTACGTTTACAAATATGCTACAGGCTTCTCCGCAGCGACAAGCTTCTCCAAGCAAATCCTGGAAGAGGGCCAACCGGCTGTTGACCGTTATCTTGGCTTCCTGAAGAGCGGTGGCAGTGATTACTCCATCAACATTCTGAAAAAAGCCGGTGTGGATATGTCTACACCACAGCCGATTCGTGAAGCTATGAGTGTCTTCAAGGAATTGATTGAACAGATGGAGCAGCTAACCAAATAA
- a CDS encoding MATE family efflux transporter, producing the protein MNTTSFSQKVKQFLIIFLPIFTTQIALSAMSFFDTNMSGKFSPADLAGVAIGTSLWMPVQTGLSGILIGITPVVSHLLGSKRNDQIGYNVIQALYLGIAVSLVVIGAGALLLGPILNGMPLEPRVAQVAFYFLCALAFGIIPLFGYTVLRSFMDALGQTRTTMFITLVSLPVNIFLNYLLIFGRWGFPQLGGVGAGVATACTYWLIFLISLFFVHRVEPFAKYGIFRQWTRVSLAKWKELLKIGVPIGFATFFETSIFAAVTLMMSRFDTTTIAAHQAALNFASTLYMLPVSICMALTILVGFEAGAGRLRDAKQYSLLGIGGAIGLSLLTAIVLIVFGEQIAGVYSNDREVIALTQHFLIYAIFFQISDAIATPTQGALRGYKDVNPALIITFVAYWIIGLPVGYLTATYTSLGAFGYWIGLIAGLAVGATALLWRLFLVQKQAALRKV; encoded by the coding sequence ATGAACACAACAAGCTTTTCACAAAAAGTGAAGCAATTCCTGATTATATTTTTGCCCATCTTCACCACTCAAATCGCCCTCTCGGCCATGTCGTTCTTCGACACGAATATGTCAGGCAAGTTTTCCCCGGCCGACCTTGCAGGCGTTGCAATCGGTACAAGTCTGTGGATGCCAGTTCAAACTGGACTAAGTGGGATTTTAATCGGTATAACACCTGTCGTTTCACATCTGTTAGGTTCCAAACGTAATGATCAGATCGGGTATAACGTCATACAGGCGTTGTATCTCGGAATTGCGGTCAGTCTCGTCGTTATCGGAGCTGGGGCGTTGTTACTTGGTCCTATACTAAACGGAATGCCTCTGGAACCCCGAGTTGCCCAAGTCGCCTTCTATTTTCTGTGTGCACTCGCTTTTGGCATTATCCCACTCTTCGGATATACGGTGCTGCGCAGCTTCATGGATGCACTCGGCCAGACGCGGACTACGATGTTCATTACGTTAGTCTCTCTCCCCGTTAACATCTTTTTGAATTATTTGCTGATATTCGGCCGTTGGGGTTTCCCTCAATTGGGCGGTGTTGGTGCTGGAGTCGCTACAGCTTGTACGTACTGGCTCATTTTTCTCATTAGTCTCTTTTTTGTGCATCGGGTCGAACCTTTCGCCAAATACGGTATTTTCCGTCAATGGACCCGTGTATCCTTGGCGAAGTGGAAAGAGTTACTCAAGATTGGTGTGCCGATTGGATTCGCAACTTTTTTCGAAACGTCCATCTTCGCTGCTGTAACTTTAATGATGAGCCGTTTTGACACCACAACGATCGCTGCCCATCAGGCGGCACTGAACTTCGCTTCTACGCTCTACATGTTGCCTGTGAGCATCTGTATGGCTCTTACGATCCTTGTGGGCTTTGAAGCAGGTGCAGGACGTCTGAGAGACGCCAAACAATACAGCCTGCTTGGAATTGGTGGAGCCATCGGGCTTTCACTACTGACAGCTATTGTGTTGATTGTGTTTGGCGAACAGATTGCAGGCGTATATTCAAACGATCGAGAGGTCATTGCACTTACGCAGCATTTCCTCATCTACGCCATTTTCTTTCAGATCTCGGATGCAATTGCCACACCGACTCAGGGAGCATTGCGGGGCTACAAAGATGTTAATCCGGCACTGATCATTACGTTCGTTGCGTATTGGATCATTGGTCTGCCTGTAGGTTATCTTACAGCTACGTATACTTCACTCGGCGCCTTTGGATATTGGATCGGACTCATTGCCGGCCTTGCTGTAGGAGCAACAGCGCTTCTCTGGAGACTCTTCCTGGTACAAAAACAAGCCGCACTCCGCAAGGTCTAG
- the pfkA gene encoding 6-phosphofructokinase, with protein sequence MTAVKKIAVLTSGGDSQGMNAAVRAVVRSGLFHGLEVYGVQRGYQGLLNNDIFPMDLRSVGDIIQRGGTVLQSARCKEFYTAEGQQKGADILRARGIDGLVVIGGDGSYNGANKLSKLGINTMGLPGTIDNDISFTDYTIGFDTAVSVVVDAVNKLRDTMSSHERSSIVEVMGRHCGDIALHAGLASGAETILVPEVPFDMDEVADRMKANFAHGKRHSIIIVAEGVGKGEDVAKELMERCPTYEPRVTVLGHIQRGGTPTPFDRNLASRLGDFAVRSLIAGETDKGCGIIKGELTLTDIDKVVNTKKDFDMETYELAQRLSQ encoded by the coding sequence ATGACAGCAGTAAAGAAAATCGCAGTATTAACGAGCGGTGGTGATTCACAGGGGATGAACGCAGCTGTTCGTGCGGTTGTTCGCAGCGGACTGTTTCACGGTCTCGAAGTGTACGGAGTCCAACGTGGATACCAGGGTCTTTTGAATAATGACATTTTCCCAATGGATTTGCGTAGTGTAGGGGATATCATTCAACGTGGGGGAACGGTTCTTCAATCGGCACGTTGCAAAGAGTTCTACACCGCTGAAGGTCAGCAAAAAGGGGCGGACATTCTGCGTGCGCGCGGCATTGACGGTCTGGTTGTTATCGGTGGAGATGGTTCCTACAACGGAGCGAACAAACTGAGCAAGCTGGGTATTAACACCATGGGTCTGCCAGGAACGATTGATAACGACATTTCATTCACTGACTATACGATCGGATTCGATACAGCTGTAAGCGTAGTGGTTGATGCGGTGAACAAATTGCGTGACACAATGTCTTCACACGAACGTTCTTCCATCGTTGAAGTTATGGGTCGTCACTGTGGTGATATCGCTCTGCATGCCGGACTTGCTTCGGGCGCTGAAACGATTCTTGTTCCAGAAGTCCCGTTTGACATGGACGAAGTGGCAGATCGCATGAAAGCCAACTTTGCACACGGTAAACGTCACAGTATTATCATTGTTGCTGAAGGCGTGGGCAAGGGTGAGGATGTAGCGAAAGAATTGATGGAACGTTGCCCGACGTATGAGCCGCGTGTAACCGTTCTGGGTCACATTCAGCGTGGCGGTACGCCAACACCTTTCGACCGTAACCTGGCAAGCCGTCTGGGCGACTTCGCTGTTCGCAGTCTGATTGCAGGCGAGACAGACAAAGGGTGTGGCATTATCAAGGGTGAGCTTACCTTGACGGATATCGATAAAGTGGTTAACACAAAAAAAGATTTCGATATGGAGACTTACGAGCTTGCACAACGTTTGTCCCAATAA
- a CDS encoding M42 family metallopeptidase encodes MSFTIDESYVLSFLKKLLDTPSPSGYTHHIIEMIREEAESLGIACELNNKGGAVLTLPGQDSSKTIALSAHVDTLGAMVRSITSYGTLKLTSVGGFSMQSIENEYCSIHTRDGKTYTGTILSLHPSVHVYPDARTFERTESHMEVRIDEVVSSKEDVLKLGIAVGDFISFDARAVITPSGYIKSRHLDDKASVAALFGILESAHREGWKPLHNVSLLISNYEEVGHGASYIPAEISEMIAVDMGAMGDDLSCKETDVSICAKDSSGPYDYDMTSRLIELAKQDGMDYVVDIYPQYGSDGSAALRGGNNIRAALIGPGVHASHSMERTHKDAVLNTARLLAAYITTK; translated from the coding sequence ATGAGTTTTACGATTGATGAATCTTACGTACTGTCTTTTCTGAAAAAATTGCTGGACACACCAAGTCCAAGTGGTTACACCCATCATATTATCGAAATGATCCGCGAGGAAGCAGAATCACTGGGCATCGCCTGTGAGCTGAATAACAAGGGCGGTGCAGTACTTACATTGCCAGGGCAGGATTCGTCCAAGACGATTGCTTTGAGCGCCCACGTGGATACGCTAGGGGCCATGGTGCGCTCCATTACATCTTACGGCACATTGAAACTAACCTCTGTTGGTGGATTTTCCATGCAAAGTATCGAAAACGAGTACTGCAGCATCCATACTCGGGATGGAAAAACATACACAGGCACCATTCTCTCCCTTCACCCGTCTGTACACGTCTATCCGGATGCACGCACCTTTGAACGGACCGAAAGCCATATGGAAGTTCGCATCGATGAAGTCGTCTCCTCCAAGGAAGATGTGTTGAAACTCGGGATCGCTGTCGGTGACTTTATCTCCTTCGATGCTCGTGCAGTCATCACGCCGAGTGGTTATATCAAATCACGTCACCTGGATGACAAAGCCAGTGTAGCTGCGCTGTTCGGCATCCTTGAGTCTGCACATCGTGAGGGCTGGAAACCATTACATAACGTCTCTCTGCTCATCTCGAACTACGAAGAAGTCGGACATGGCGCATCATATATCCCTGCGGAAATCAGTGAAATGATCGCCGTAGACATGGGTGCGATGGGTGATGACCTCAGTTGTAAAGAAACCGACGTTTCCATATGTGCCAAAGATTCTTCTGGCCCGTATGACTATGATATGACCAGCCGTCTCATTGAGCTGGCCAAACAAGATGGCATGGATTACGTCGTGGACATTTATCCCCAGTATGGCTCCGATGGCAGTGCAGCATTACGCGGTGGAAACAATATCCGAGCCGCACTGATCGGTCCAGGGGTCCACGCATCTCATTCCATGGAGCGTACACATAAGGATGCTGTCCTGAATACGGCACGTTTGCTCGCTGCCTACATCACAACCAAGTAA
- a CDS encoding tetraprenyl-beta-curcumene synthase family protein, with protein MSQSNRKRHQYPRGPLALMRGVYKYTIPETRKALNGWRAQAEAIPNEELRTQALASLKDKQFHCEGGTVYALADLPNRHILIPLIVSYQTISDYLDNLCDRSTSMDPDDFRLLHQSMLDAVDPEAIPVNYYALREEQDDGGYLRNLVTTCQELTRQLPGYASAKPQIQDLAGLYTDLQVYKHIKPELRETALLEWWSEHRHRTPQFRWNEFAAATGSTLGVFMLFLAASDDQLTEEQAASIHTAYFPHVCALHIMLDYLIDQDEDRIGGDLNFCNYYENVETMLDRIAFIVEMARSDVQKIPGSSFHRMIIEGLIAIYLSDPKVSEQQEVRVVSKRLMKNSPMTRIFFFIFSRWIRKNM; from the coding sequence TTGAGCCAATCAAATCGAAAACGTCATCAATATCCGCGTGGACCGCTGGCATTGATGAGAGGGGTGTACAAATACACCATTCCGGAAACACGGAAGGCATTGAATGGATGGCGTGCCCAAGCTGAGGCGATTCCGAATGAGGAATTGCGTACACAGGCACTTGCCAGTCTGAAGGATAAGCAGTTCCACTGTGAAGGCGGAACCGTCTACGCTCTAGCTGATTTGCCCAACAGACACATTCTGATTCCGCTGATCGTTTCATATCAAACTATTAGTGATTATTTGGACAATCTGTGCGACCGCAGCACCTCGATGGACCCGGATGACTTTCGTCTTCTCCATCAATCCATGCTTGATGCGGTAGATCCCGAAGCAATTCCCGTCAATTATTATGCCCTCCGTGAGGAGCAGGATGACGGTGGATATCTGCGGAATCTGGTGACCACATGTCAGGAACTGACCCGTCAGTTACCAGGCTATGCGTCCGCCAAGCCCCAAATTCAGGATCTGGCAGGCCTATACACGGACCTGCAGGTATATAAGCATATCAAGCCGGAACTGAGAGAAACGGCACTGCTCGAATGGTGGTCGGAGCACCGCCATCGCACACCTCAGTTTCGTTGGAACGAATTTGCTGCTGCAACTGGCTCTACACTGGGCGTATTCATGCTGTTTTTGGCTGCGAGTGACGATCAGTTGACCGAAGAGCAAGCGGCCTCGATCCACACGGCCTACTTCCCACATGTATGCGCATTGCACATTATGCTCGATTACTTAATTGATCAGGATGAGGACCGCATCGGGGGAGATCTCAACTTCTGCAACTATTATGAGAATGTTGAGACAATGCTGGACCGAATTGCTTTTATTGTGGAGATGGCACGCAGCGATGTGCAGAAGATTCCGGGAAGCTCCTTTCACCGGATGATCATCGAAGGACTAATTGCCATTTACCTGTCTGATCCCAAAGTCAGCGAACAGCAGGAAGTTCGCGTCGTGTCCAAACGTCTGATGAAGAATAGTCCAATGACAAGAATATTTTTCTTCATTTTCAGTCGCTGGATACGGAAAAATATGTAA
- a CDS encoding putative glycoside hydrolase, which produces MNMFWALLAMAFGSFGGAPAVADQGNPQFQSLTNSFNTAIIQSQKDQVVIDADNPPAKIDPQPDAPVVKGIYVTAYSAGGARMKELLDLTDNTELNAMVIDIKDDLGYITYPTENKALQKMGKSQPFIRDIDALMKRLQKHEVYPIARVVVFKDTILAKKNPELSFRNKDGSVWANGKGDSFVNPYSKEVWDYNIEIAKEAAKLGFKEIQFDYVRFPEGFETRADVLKYTKSDKSRVDVVAEFVQYARKELAPLGVRVSVDIFGYAASVPAAEGIGQDFVKISENVDVISPMVYPSHYSTGWYGVKDPDKDPYTTIKGSMQDTHKKLDPTKELKPVIRPWIQDFTASWLGSGHYIKYGKKQVEDQIRAMKDMDVHEYLLWNASNRYTSGVQYK; this is translated from the coding sequence ATGAACATGTTTTGGGCTTTACTGGCTATGGCCTTTGGAAGCTTTGGTGGTGCCCCCGCAGTGGCGGACCAGGGAAATCCCCAGTTCCAATCGTTAACCAACAGTTTCAACACCGCAATTATCCAATCTCAAAAAGATCAGGTCGTTATTGATGCCGATAATCCACCTGCCAAAATCGATCCACAACCTGACGCACCCGTGGTCAAAGGTATTTATGTAACGGCCTACAGCGCCGGCGGCGCACGTATGAAAGAATTGCTGGATCTGACAGACAATACAGAACTGAATGCCATGGTCATCGATATCAAAGACGATCTCGGATACATAACTTATCCCACAGAAAACAAAGCGCTACAGAAAATGGGCAAATCGCAACCCTTTATTCGCGATATCGATGCCTTGATGAAACGATTACAAAAACACGAGGTCTACCCCATTGCACGTGTCGTTGTATTCAAAGACACCATTCTTGCCAAGAAGAATCCAGAGCTTTCCTTCCGAAACAAGGATGGATCCGTTTGGGCGAATGGCAAGGGCGATAGCTTCGTGAATCCGTACAGCAAGGAAGTATGGGACTACAATATTGAGATTGCCAAGGAAGCGGCCAAACTTGGTTTCAAAGAGATTCAGTTTGACTATGTTCGTTTCCCGGAAGGGTTTGAAACTCGTGCCGATGTACTGAAATATACCAAATCCGACAAGTCACGCGTCGATGTTGTGGCTGAATTCGTGCAATATGCACGTAAGGAACTGGCACCGCTAGGTGTTCGTGTCTCGGTTGATATTTTTGGTTATGCAGCTTCTGTACCTGCGGCTGAAGGTATTGGACAGGACTTTGTTAAAATATCGGAAAATGTGGATGTCATCTCACCCATGGTATACCCGAGTCACTATTCAACTGGCTGGTATGGGGTAAAGGACCCTGACAAAGATCCTTACACGACCATCAAGGGCTCGATGCAAGACACACACAAGAAACTGGACCCTACGAAGGAACTCAAACCCGTCATTCGTCCGTGGATCCAGGACTTCACAGCAAGCTGGCTGGGCAGTGGACATTATATCAAGTATGGCAAGAAACAAGTGGAAGACCAGATTAGAGCAATGAAAGACATGGATGTGCATGAATATCTGCTCTGGAATGCCTCTAACCGATACACGTCAGGTGTACAATATAAGTAA
- a CDS encoding cold shock domain-containing protein: protein MKGTVKWFNAEKGYGFISVEGGEDVFVHFSAIQGDGFKTLEEGQAVEFEITDGNRGPQAANVNKL from the coding sequence TTGAAAGGTACAGTTAAATGGTTTAACGCAGAAAAAGGCTATGGCTTTATTTCAGTTGAAGGCGGCGAGGACGTATTCGTACATTTCTCCGCAATCCAAGGAGACGGCTTCAAAACATTGGAAGAAGGTCAAGCGGTAGAATTCGAAATCACTGATGGAAACCGTGGTCCTCAAGCAGCTAACGTAAACAAACTGTAA
- a CDS encoding multi antimicrobial extrusion protein MatE, translating into MSSSESLSWRRLFSFFVPLGISASLVTISHVIINSTLARSAHPETVIASYAIAGSLLTLTERPSTLLRQTCSALVRDRLSFQALTFVTKIFLACVLLIGFLIVYSPVGTGVFKYLFGVSPDLLNKVIDVYEILMYVSIFSVIRNIYQGIIITNNRTKWLTIGMVFRLAGMYGLSLYFIYTDSINSGRVGAIIFAAGMMIEALVSFLEGNSIKRKMPAKLEDHPVESKGDVFRFYKPLLLSSFVALFIGPVINIVLGKTTGIALAISSFAIASSLMQLMLSFFTYIHQIVLNFYLVDAKLVRKFALVTGFIPFAMTVSIAYTPLGPWVFENIMSVQGELLEQSLWTLRAFVLFPLIFPFLDFSNGIILLRGQTKTMFRSQTANAICTVIVLLILVSIFPAWNGMIGAVAQSLGLLAELIIVWLVIRRTQQEPTMSVPSTSKSSSLKG; encoded by the coding sequence ATGTCGTCAAGTGAATCACTTTCGTGGAGACGGTTATTTTCTTTTTTTGTGCCACTTGGCATTTCCGCCTCTCTCGTCACCATTTCTCACGTCATTATAAACAGCACATTAGCACGTTCCGCTCATCCCGAGACGGTTATTGCCAGCTATGCTATCGCCGGTAGCTTGTTAACCCTCACCGAACGCCCCTCCACCCTGCTGCGGCAAACCTGTTCCGCACTGGTTCGCGATCGCCTTTCCTTTCAGGCCCTCACGTTTGTGACCAAAATATTTCTTGCCTGTGTGCTTCTCATTGGTTTTCTCATCGTATACTCTCCCGTGGGTACCGGGGTATTCAAATACCTGTTTGGTGTAAGTCCGGATCTGCTGAACAAAGTCATTGATGTATATGAAATCCTCATGTATGTGAGTATCTTTTCGGTGATCCGCAACATCTATCAAGGGATCATCATTACGAATAACCGAACCAAGTGGTTAACAATTGGCATGGTATTCCGTTTAGCCGGCATGTATGGACTATCCCTGTATTTCATATATACAGACAGCATTAACAGCGGACGTGTAGGCGCTATCATTTTTGCTGCTGGCATGATGATTGAAGCGCTGGTCAGCTTTTTGGAGGGAAACAGCATCAAGCGCAAGATGCCCGCCAAGCTAGAGGATCATCCCGTCGAGAGCAAGGGAGACGTATTTCGCTTTTATAAGCCGCTGTTGTTATCCAGCTTTGTCGCGCTGTTTATAGGACCGGTCATTAACATCGTACTTGGCAAAACGACCGGGATTGCACTAGCCATTTCTTCCTTTGCCATAGCAAGCAGTCTGATGCAGTTAATGCTAAGCTTTTTTACATACATCCATCAGATCGTGCTTAATTTCTACCTTGTAGACGCCAAACTGGTACGGAAATTCGCGCTTGTCACGGGATTTATCCCGTTTGCAATGACGGTGTCGATTGCCTATACCCCCCTGGGACCATGGGTATTCGAAAATATCATGAGCGTGCAGGGTGAATTGTTGGAACAAAGTCTCTGGACACTGCGTGCGTTCGTCTTATTTCCGCTGATCTTCCCTTTTCTGGATTTCAGCAATGGCATCATTCTTCTCCGCGGTCAGACGAAAACGATGTTTCGTTCACAAACGGCGAATGCCATCTGCACGGTAATTGTACTGCTTATTCTTGTTAGTATTTTTCCTGCCTGGAACGGCATGATTGGTGCTGTTGCCCAATCCCTTGGCCTGCTCGCCGAACTTATCATTGTCTGGCTTGTTATCCGGCGCACGCAGCAAGAACCTACAATGTCCGTGCCGTCTACCAGTAAATCGTCATCCCTGAAGGGGTAA
- a CDS encoding lipopolysaccharide assembly protein LapA domain-containing protein, with protein sequence MKMQWALIAGLVFALLTGIFAVINVDSVQVNLLFNTVQIPLILLILGCTLIGGIIVGSYGIYRQYRLQRENKQLKLRVSELESSATNKSTLDSFKSMDSLDSNESDSLLENDSIQSQRKGNPTGTL encoded by the coding sequence ATGAAAATGCAATGGGCACTCATAGCAGGTCTCGTTTTTGCACTGCTCACGGGGATCTTTGCGGTCATTAATGTGGATTCCGTACAAGTGAACCTGTTATTTAACACGGTACAAATTCCGCTGATCTTGCTCATTCTCGGTTGTACCCTGATCGGTGGAATTATTGTAGGTTCATATGGCATCTATCGCCAATACCGATTGCAACGCGAGAACAAACAATTGAAATTGCGTGTATCTGAATTGGAAAGTTCCGCGACAAACAAATCTACGTTGGATTCTTTCAAATCGATGGATTCGCTTGATTCCAATGAATCCGACAGCCTATTGGAGAATGATTCGATCCAGAGTCAGCGCAAAGGAAACCCTACGGGAACACTGTAA
- a CDS encoding MFS transporter, which yields MKLSHNARPDQNWLRALMFTIFGSTVLVVSYFQLYFSHLGFSRVEIGYLYGIGPLISVFSNMFWSMASDRYQTVRKVMIILLGGQLITGIMLANATTFGQVFVLVTLFYFFYYPVYPLSDTMAITTASKYGRNFTSIRVFGSIGYAFFALSIGYFLGSFGPGWTIWVCVGLAATTLLISFQLKDQPSGSSSKMDLSGLWAILKRRDVLTFFGCVFLLAMGHRMNEAFLTITLKELGASEGLIGWSLLISSVSEIPIFLLLSKYGNRYKELPLIAFAALMYTVRLLLMSISDTPAAVVAIQTMHSVTFGIFYVTAVRYIIRLVPDSYRATGMALFTIVWSSASGLLSGTLGGLILEHAGRQTFYLTAMAFSLAALIGFGIKLWSSMTHRAS from the coding sequence ATGAAATTAAGTCACAACGCCCGCCCGGATCAGAACTGGCTGCGGGCTCTCATGTTCACCATCTTCGGTTCCACCGTTCTGGTGGTATCCTATTTCCAACTTTACTTTAGTCATCTGGGCTTTAGCCGGGTGGAGATCGGTTACCTTTACGGAATCGGGCCCCTCATCTCTGTGTTCTCCAATATGTTTTGGAGCATGGCCAGCGACCGCTACCAAACGGTACGCAAAGTGATGATTATTCTGCTTGGTGGTCAATTGATAACAGGTATCATGCTCGCCAATGCAACGACTTTCGGTCAGGTATTTGTACTCGTGACCCTGTTTTACTTTTTCTATTATCCCGTCTATCCACTCTCCGATACGATGGCTATCACAACGGCCAGCAAGTATGGTCGAAATTTCACTTCCATTCGAGTCTTCGGATCGATTGGGTATGCCTTCTTCGCATTAAGTATCGGGTACTTCCTTGGATCTTTTGGTCCAGGATGGACGATCTGGGTTTGTGTCGGTCTCGCTGCGACAACATTACTTATCAGTTTTCAATTGAAGGATCAACCTTCGGGAAGTAGTAGTAAAATGGATCTTTCGGGGCTATGGGCTATTTTGAAACGCAGAGATGTGCTCACCTTTTTTGGCTGTGTATTTTTGCTAGCCATGGGACATCGGATGAACGAAGCTTTTCTTACCATCACGCTAAAAGAGCTGGGTGCCAGCGAGGGGCTGATCGGTTGGTCTTTGCTGATCTCTTCCGTAAGTGAGATCCCCATATTCCTGCTGCTTAGCAAGTATGGAAACCGGTATAAAGAACTGCCGCTTATTGCTTTTGCTGCACTGATGTATACGGTTCGTTTGCTTCTCATGTCTATATCCGATACACCTGCAGCTGTCGTTGCCATTCAGACGATGCACAGCGTTACCTTCGGTATTTTCTACGTTACCGCTGTCCGCTACATCATTCGCCTTGTTCCCGATAGCTACAGAGCTACAGGTATGGCTTTGTTCACTATCGTGTGGTCCAGTGCCTCGGGACTGCTAAGTGGCACGTTGGGCGGACTGATCCTGGAACATGCAGGCAGACAAACCTTCTATCTCACCGCCATGGCTTTCTCCCTGGCTGCCCTGATCGGTTTCGGAATAAAGTTATGGTCCAGCATGACCCATCGTGCGTCTTGA